Below is a window of Sylvia atricapilla isolate bSylAtr1 chromosome 2, bSylAtr1.pri, whole genome shotgun sequence DNA.
gaacagaaaaacctcACAGCTGTTATGTTTCTACAAATTCTATGAATACTGATGGCTGGgtaaatgaaaggaagaaaatctgctGTTCATGGAGGGACAAAGGCAAAATTCAGCCATAACCTTCAGCCTAGCAGAAGATGGCTCTGTCAAGGAATGTGCCTCCTGTTTCAAGtagaaatagaataaaattgGCAGGGATGAGCAGAAGGGGTAGTACAAAGAAGATGAGACCTAAGCCTTCAGAAAAGTAGACTCAAAGTGTTGTTGCTCATAGAATAACTTCTTTTCTTATATAATTGTATGATAACAAAGCACTCAAATACTAACAAGCTGTCAAATTAAACAGCTGATTAAACTTTCTTCAGCTGGTTTCTCTGTAGTATAACCATGAAGGAACTATCAAATGTACATGCACTTCATACGTGGACTATACTAACAAGTCACAACTAATTTTCTATGAAGCTGACCATACGTTTAGAAGGGTTTGCTAGATATCATAGGGTAGGTAATAAATTTTTCTAGATGCAACTCACTCAGATCATGTATTACCTCagatattaatatttctgtcaTTAAATGAGCACTTTACCCCACGTTATTATTCTCTGGCTTCATAAAAACCATCAACATTTGACTTCAACAGTAACTCAGTGCTATTCAAATTAAGCTGTTCAATCACTGTTTCTTTCTGAGGACTGACTGACCAGGACTACAAAAATTCACTGTGatgcttaaaagaaaattatgcagTCTGAGTAttacacatttctgtttctcttgacATGGGTGTTACTAGAGGTCTCTGTATACAcaggttttttgtgtttctgctttACACATTATGTAGACAGTACATACTTTACACAGTATGGAGCCTTTGCTGAAGTTATGAATATGATACTGTGGGAGAGCAAAGCTAACAACATCTgcacagagaataaaaaggaCAGCATAAACCACACAATTTAGTTAATatttaaagaacagaaatttaatttggCATGTAACTTTTTCCTAGGAGGATCTTTATTTTCAATGCTATACATGTGAAAATAAGAATGAATAAGTGGCTCATTATCTacatgtataaaaatataaacatccTATCAAACATATGCAAAATCACCCTTCATGATATGCATCACTGAAAAGACCTATGCCTTAACGtctaattaaaagaaagactGTCCTTGTGGGTTCTTAATAGCACTTGTAAATGCTACTGCATTCATCCATAAGTACATGAACTGTGAACAGCAACAGCTACAAAATGTACACAGCACTCCAGTATTATgcctttatatttttgtatgtttaCATGCCAACAAGTCAGCAGAGTCATTGTGTTTATCCATTCTTTGAGCTCTCAATAGAACAGACCAGCAAAACTCATTGACTTTGCCTtgagcatttttccttttaaaaagtttacTGCCATTCCTAAGTAATGGTCCAGAAAAATATCATCTTCTGTGGCAAAGCATCAAATGACTATTATATTTATGGCACCATCATTTTAAGCCTGCTGACAATACTGATAATGAGTTTATCAGTAAATTAAAGGCCCATTTCTCAACACTAATAACACTTACAAGGTTTTAGCacaaagactaaaaaaaaacccaaccttgTTTATATTACATCTATTTTTACGTAAAAAATGAGAATTACTGGGTTGTCTGCCAGGAAAGGGATAGGCAACCATTAATCAAAAGACAGGCAATCCTTGTTTTAGAGATGCATTCAACCACCTGGAAGATTCACATTCAAGCAAATGTCATCAATTTCAGTTCTACAAGCTGATGATACTTATATTCAGTTTTTCCATAGAAACAGGTATAAGATACCAGTAAAACATTACCATGTTATGTTTTAACATAACATAATGTGAAAATGCTCAGCTAGATACATTATGAAATCCTGTAGCactaaaatgattaaaaaactAAATGATTCGTGTAAAATGTTTCTATATTGTATAAATATGTACACTAAATCACAAGGTCAATTTAAAACTGCCCCTATTCATAGCTCTTATGATGGATTTAGTAAGCTACCagattcttaaaaaaagaaagctagTGAGAGCAAATCTGAACACTTTactgaaaactgattttataCAAAATCTTAAAAAACGTACTTCAGAGTTACTTAACAGAAACTAGAAAAAGACAGTCATTACTCTTGAGAAGGGCACTGTAAGGACCTAGTAGCTGTGATCAACGTCTTTTCACTTGTGGCAAAAGTTAAGCACAAAGAAGTCGTCTGAGAGTAAGGCATAGGACAAACAGACTTCATTCCATCCTCAGGTGTATTGGCCTCTCACTGTATCTTATTGCTCATCTAATTTGGCAGGGTTACATTTCTATCCTTTTAAAAACACTCCATAATACAACAATCTACAAACGGACAGTATCCAGCGCTTTCATATGCACATCTTCAACTTCATCACATTGATAAACAACCTtgctaatattaaaaaagaagccATGGtgatgcaaattattttcagtttcatgtaGCTGTGCATGCACTTAATGAAAGACCAAGTGAACAGACTGAGCACTGACAGAAATGTAGCTATAGCTGTTTCCAAAGGAATTaggttttcaaaaaaaaataaaccctacTGTGAAATTCTTTGGTTAGAATACAGTTGCTAGCAGTATTTCTAAATTTGGAGTTAATACTAGAACTAGCTAGAGCTAGAATTATTGTTCAAGAGTTTTAAAAACGTAACTTCAAGCCTTTAACATGTACTGCTAAATTCTTCAACACTTCAGATATATTTAGGCTATTTTTCTGTGATGGTCTGAGCAGGCTATACACACTCCTAAATCAAGTTTAGGTCTTTAAAGAGAAGTGCTTTTATACTCCAGACTTCAAGCATTTATTAGAAAGAGATGCTCAGTCTTCCCTACTGTAAAACCTGCAGCTCAGATCATCTGTTCCAAAGCAGACTCTGACTGCCTCCTCTGGGACCGTTATTCAGCAGTAACAAAATACAGCTCAGAAGAGGTAATTTCCCCTGAAGAAAGTTGGCATCATTCTTGTTTTTCTAAGGACAAGGCTCAATCCTTTCTAAGAAGCACTAATTTTGTCTAGGAAGAGGTACACAACTCTTAGCAGTGTCAGTGCCCAGATAACACTGCTATGAAAACTAAGGAAATGGTTCTTCAAAAAGTGATTTCTGTGATCTCTTGGCATCAGAGTTTTACAGCACTAACATGACAAAAAGTAACAAGGGTGCTCTTGATGACACTGATGATAATGTACATCTTCACTAATTCAAGGTACACGATTTCAGCTTCACAGGACCCAGGCCCTACCTTTACTCAGGCAAGCCTGGCATCACCTCACTGCCATCGTTCTGAGGGTGTTTAAGGAAATCTGCATTGAGATTTCTGTCCATATTATAGACAGTAACTTCAAGAGAATCATAAGGACTTCAGACCACCCATGGAAGTTACAGCTCACAAAGactttaatttttctcaatGTTGTTGTTTTACCtctcaagggaaaaaacacatgTCTCTGAGGACACTTCATAGCTCAAATGGTTGGTTATCCAGCAAAACTGGCCTTTCACATCAGCCTTATATGCTCGCTGTGCAGGCCCTGGTCCAGTCTAACAGCTCAGACAGAGGAGTTCAGAGACATGGGGAGCAAAGAGGGAGATGGGAGCAACCAGCTGTGAAGGGCCACACACATGCCTCCTGCAAAATTACTCATCTCAACATATAAAGGATGAGCTAGTGCAAACCCCTCGCAGTCAGGCTTCCCTTCTATGTGACAGTCCTTCACAGACAGGCATCACTTTGGGTGATGGGGAGGGAGGAGCTAAAAATGGACTATTTGGGGTCTGCCCACCAAGGCAAACTCCCTCATAGGGTACTGGGATGGGAAAAGACAGCCATTTGTCATGCCATCTTCAACAGAAGTTGCTCAAAGCAACTTTAAAGTTTCTCAGCCCCTAACTGgatcatttttaaaatgcccaATCCTGACAGAGCTATACCTCGGCTCTGTGTGGGTAGAAGGACAAAGACTGGGTACACATGCATGCTTTTGTGGGACCGGCATCTGCCTACTCCCAatatttctctccttccttgctACCAACACAGCTACTGGGAAACGTAAGAGGGAGGGCGAAGGTGGGAGCCAGGATACGATGGCTGATCAGGACGTGGTGGCCAAGCAGGGACACGACAGCCGAGGCACAACACAGTGACCTCCCGCCCCCGGGGCCGTCAGGAGGTGCTGCAAGAGGGGTGGGGGCTGCGCCGGGGCTGGCCCGCCTTGTGCGTGGAGGCAGACACCGGGGTGAGAAAAGCACGGGGAGACAGCCCCGCTTCACATCCTCCTTCCTTCGGGATGCGAGGGGACCGCAGGTGCGAGGGTGTGCAGAGCCGGCTGTCTCGTCCCCACGCCACGGGCTGCGCGGACGCTCAGTCCCGGCAGAAAACATACTCGGTGTAGCTGGTCCAGATCTTGTCATCGGCGGGACCGCCCTGCTCGGGGGCGAAGGCGCAGGTGCCAGTGGAGGAGCAGGCGGCCATGCGGAAGCCGGCCTCGGAGAGTCGGTCGAAGGCTTGCTCGAGGAAGTTGAACTTGAGGTAGTAGCGGGCAGTGTAGCGCTCGGGAGGGCGGTCGGGGTCGCGGCTCTCGTTCAAGGTCTCCCCGAAGACCTCTTTGGCCAGGGCCGTCTTTCCGCACACAGTGATGCGGGCCACCCGCCGGAATTTGGCATCGGCCTGCGCCTCCCGCCCGATGGTGTAGGAGCCCCGGTAGCCGATGGTGATGTAGCCCgagcgccgcccgcccgccccaTCCAGCGACTGCGAGGGCGTGAGCAGCGGCCCGCCCGAGGGGCTGCGGCTGGCGGTGGGCGACGGGGCGGAGgccacggccccgccgcccccttCCAGCGGCTCGGCCTCCAGGTAGCcgagcagcggcggcggcggctcctcggCGCAGACGGAGCCGTCGCGGTGCAGGacggcggggcgggcggcgaCCGCCCGAGTCTGCGCCAGGCGCCGAGCCAGGTCGGGCAGCTGGAAGTACTCAGCCTCCCGCTGGAGGCGGCTGCGCTCGGGGAAGTGCTCgggcagcaccagctgcaggtcCCGCAGGTAGTCCAGGATGTAGCGGAAGAGGAAGCCGTCGCGGTCGAGGAAGAAGCGGCCCTTGCTGTCCCGGGGCAGCTCGCTGGGCTGCTGCTGCGAGAACATGCGCCAGAGCAGCGAGTCGCGCACCGAGACCACGGTGCAGCGCCGCGTCACGTACACCTGCCCTCCCACGTTCAGCTCCACGATCTCCGGGAAGGACGACCAGCCGCCCGtcgccgccgcggccgccccgctgCCCGGCGCCGCGCTCCCCGCCGCGGGCGACACGCCGCCGCCGTTGGGCAGCCCGCGGGCGCTGTCCGCCAGCGCCATACCGGAGCGAGCCCGCCGGAGCCCAcgcctttcctcctcctcttcctccggCCGCCCGGGCTACGGCAGGGCCGCCGCCCTCGGGGGAGCGCGCAGCCCTCCGCTGCTGGCCGCCGGAGCCTCCCGCCCCGTCtggcgccgccgccgcgctccccgcGGCCGCTCCTCTGCCCGCTGCCGGACGAGCTCCTCCGTCGGGCTGCGAACACAGAGCCCCGGCGGCGCCGGCACAGCCGTGTTTATGTAGCGCGGCCGCACCTCGCGGGAGGCGTGGGAGGCTGGCGGGAGGCAGAGCCGAGCGCAcggggaggagaaggggacGGCCCTGCACTGACGCAGGGTCCCCCGTCGTCGTCCGTCCCCTGTttcccctccccgccccggTCCTCCTTCCCCTGTTGCGGTGGGGACCCGCTCCCGCCCGGTGCCGCCCGCCGGGCTCCCGTCGCCGTCCGCGGGCACCGCGGTGTGCGTCCAGCGCGGATAAAACCTCGGGGGTCCcgcctccctccctgcctcccccagccccctgaGCGAGGCTTCGGCTCCGGCTCGCTCCTCGGCTGCCCCGAGACGCCTGGTTTCTCGCCGGCAAGAAAAGCCCTGTTTGCCCTGAGGTGCTGGAGCGGGCAAGCGGCGGGACGCCGCTGCTCTGCCGAAGGCGCTGCGGTGTACCCCTACTGTTCTTCCTAAGGCTTGTCCCAGCCCTCTCCAAATGAGAACCCCGGCGCGATAACCGCGTCCCTTCCGTCCTATCGCCTTCGCAGGAGAAAACGCGAGCCTGGGGTGCTTTCCGCTCTCGCCTCACCCGGCTCCCCGGCCTGTTTCGGGCTTGCAACAGACCCCCATCACTATGCAGGTTTTTCAAGTCCTGAAGAACTCCGTAAAACCCCCCGCTCTCATCCTCATTCCCGGAGGGAGAGGCGAGGGATCGCACCGGGAGCGCCGCCCAAGGGATGCCCCGCCGGCCGGGGGAAGACCCTGGTGGCGAGGGACACGTCGGCGCGGATGCGGTCCCCTCCAGCTGCCTGACAAGCGGCACTTCACCGTGAGAGCCAAGCTCCTCGTCTCTGCGTGCATATTTGTGTATTAGGTGCCCGTACAGCTCAGATTTAATTAGGATTAATTAGGTACATCGGGATCTGCGTGAAACATAAGCACCTATTTAACGTGCGTTGGTAGAAAGCTTAGAAGTTGTTTCAAGCTTTTGCTTGAAT
It encodes the following:
- the KCTD12 gene encoding BTB/POZ domain-containing protein KCTD12, translated to MALADSARGLPNGGGVSPAAGSAAPGSGAAAAATGGWSSFPEIVELNVGGQVYVTRRCTVVSVRDSLLWRMFSQQQPSELPRDSKGRFFLDRDGFLFRYILDYLRDLQLVLPEHFPERSRLQREAEYFQLPDLARRLAQTRAVAARPAVLHRDGSVCAEEPPPPLLGYLEAEPLEGGGGAVASAPSPTASRSPSGGPLLTPSQSLDGAGGRRSGYITIGYRGSYTIGREAQADAKFRRVARITVCGKTALAKEVFGETLNESRDPDRPPERYTARYYLKFNFLEQAFDRLSEAGFRMAACSSTGTCAFAPEQGGPADDKIWTSYTEYVFCRD